One segment of Patulibacter sp. SYSU D01012 DNA contains the following:
- a CDS encoding metallopeptidase family protein → MVRRSPALVLIAGFCVACVLGLVLAGWATEGWVRTVQTIGVVGAGVGVAVAILAAITGHLADYREPASDEEFERVVERSEYLAAQGLAVDPDEAEFLAADPYDDEGFASLVRDALDDLPDLLQRVLDTNVAVVISDDGHKHHAYGLYVGDGATRDEHSDRIIIFRDTLRRAFGHDPDLLREQVTITVRHELAHHVGFDELGVRELGL, encoded by the coding sequence ATGGTCCGCCGGTCGCCCGCTCTCGTCCTGATCGCGGGGTTCTGCGTCGCGTGCGTCCTGGGGCTCGTGCTCGCGGGCTGGGCCACGGAGGGCTGGGTGCGCACGGTCCAGACGATCGGCGTCGTCGGCGCCGGCGTCGGCGTCGCGGTCGCGATCCTGGCCGCGATCACCGGCCACCTCGCCGACTACCGCGAGCCCGCGTCCGACGAGGAGTTCGAGCGCGTCGTCGAGCGCTCGGAGTACCTGGCCGCGCAGGGCCTGGCCGTCGACCCCGACGAGGCCGAGTTCCTCGCCGCCGACCCGTACGACGACGAGGGGTTCGCGTCGCTCGTGCGCGATGCGCTGGACGACCTGCCCGACCTGCTGCAGCGGGTGCTCGACACGAACGTCGCGGTCGTCATCTCGGACGACGGGCACAAGCACCACGCCTACGGCCTGTACGTCGGCGACGGCGCCACGCGGGACGAGCACTCCGACCGGATCATCATCTTCCGCGACACGCTGCGCCGCGCGTTCGGGCACGACCCGGACCTGCTGCGCGAGCAGGTGACGATCACCGTCCGCCACGAGCTCGCGCACCACGTCGGCTTCGACG